From Candidatus Palibaumannia cicadellinicola, the proteins below share one genomic window:
- the cyoB gene encoding cytochrome o ubiquinol oxidase subunit I, whose protein sequence is MFGKLTLNAIPYQEPIIMVTIALIIIISIALVTTITYLGKWQFLWTNWFTSVDHKKIGLMYIIVAFIMLLRGFTDAIMMRLQQVCASAGDVGFLPPHHYDQVLTAHGVIMIIFMATPLVVGLMNLIVPLQIGARDVAFPFLNSLSFWLFIVGVILINLSLGIGEFAQTGWVAYPPLASKEYSPGVGVDYWIWSIQIAGIGTTLTGINFLTTILRMRTPSMTMMKMPVFTWAALCTNVLIIAAFPILTVTIALLTLDRYIGTHFFTNDMGGNAMMYINLFWAWGHPEVYILVLPVFGIFSEVVSTFSKKPLFGYSSLVWATIVITLLSFCVWLHHFFTMGSGANVNAFFGIMTMIIAIPTGVKIFNWLFTMYQGRIEFHSSMLWTIGFIITFSIGGMAGVLLAVPGANFVLHNSLFLIAHFHNVIIGGVVFGCFAGINYWFPKFFGFTLDEKWGKRAFWLWMIGFYVAFMPLYILGFMGMTRRLSQNIDATFHPLLISAAIGTFLITLGIFCQVIQILVSVRDRNANRDLTGNPWGGTTLEWNTCSPPPFYNFAIIPTINNSENNNKQKAYQPIHMPKNTSLGIVISAFSLILGFTLIWYIWWLAIISFIGIIILWIINSFNKDVDYYVSVEKIKHIEQKYAKQISDVDLNNVNCDSL, encoded by the coding sequence ATGTTCGGAAAGTTAACTTTAAATGCTATTCCTTACCAAGAACCGATAATTATGGTAACTATTGCCTTAATTATTATTATTAGCATAGCGCTAGTAACTACTATTACTTATTTGGGTAAATGGCAGTTTCTTTGGACAAATTGGTTTACTTCGGTAGATCATAAAAAAATTGGATTAATGTATATTATAGTAGCATTTATTATGCTACTACGTGGCTTTACTGACGCTATTATGATGCGTTTGCAACAAGTTTGTGCATCAGCTGGTGATGTTGGATTTTTACCCCCGCACCATTATGATCAGGTACTAACTGCCCATGGTGTAATTATGATAATATTCATGGCAACACCTTTAGTAGTTGGTCTTATGAATTTAATAGTACCGTTACAAATAGGTGCGCGTGATGTAGCTTTCCCATTTTTAAATTCTCTTAGCTTTTGGTTATTCATAGTGGGGGTTATTCTTATTAACTTATCTCTAGGTATAGGTGAATTCGCCCAAACTGGTTGGGTTGCCTATCCACCCTTAGCATCTAAGGAGTATAGCCCCGGGGTAGGAGTAGATTATTGGATTTGGAGTATCCAAATAGCTGGTATCGGTACTACATTAACTGGAATAAATTTTTTAACTACTATTTTACGTATGCGTACGCCTAGCATGACAATGATGAAAATGCCAGTATTCACTTGGGCTGCACTGTGCACTAATGTTCTTATTATTGCTGCTTTTCCTATTCTAACTGTCACTATAGCGTTGTTAACCTTAGACCGTTATATTGGAACTCATTTTTTTACAAATGATATGGGTGGCAACGCAATGATGTATATTAACTTATTTTGGGCATGGGGTCACCCAGAAGTATATATCCTTGTGCTTCCTGTTTTTGGTATTTTTTCTGAAGTTGTATCAACCTTTTCCAAAAAACCTTTATTTGGTTATAGTTCGCTAGTATGGGCTACTATTGTTATTACCTTATTATCTTTTTGTGTTTGGTTGCATCACTTTTTTACAATGGGATCTGGTGCAAATGTTAACGCTTTCTTTGGCATCATGACTATGATTATTGCTATCCCAACTGGAGTAAAAATTTTTAATTGGCTTTTTACTATGTATCAGGGTCGTATTGAATTTCATTCATCAATGTTGTGGACTATTGGATTTATTATAACATTTTCTATTGGTGGTATGGCTGGTGTACTGCTAGCTGTCCCAGGTGCTAATTTCGTTCTACATAATAGTCTTTTTCTGATTGCACATTTTCATAATGTAATTATTGGCGGTGTTGTCTTCGGTTGTTTTGCTGGAATTAATTATTGGTTTCCAAAATTTTTTGGTTTTACCCTAGACGAAAAGTGGGGTAAACGAGCTTTTTGGTTATGGATGATAGGTTTTTACGTAGCATTCATGCCTCTATATATTTTAGGCTTCATGGGTATGACCCGTCGTTTAAGCCAAAATATCGATGCAACATTCCATCCACTATTAATAAGTGCAGCAATAGGTACATTTTTAATTACATTAGGTATTTTTTGCCAAGTAATTCAAATTTTAGTTAGTGTACGTGATCGTAATGCTAATCGTGACCTAACAGGTAACCCGTGGGGAGGAACAACTCTAGAATGGAATACCTGTTCTCCTCCACCATTTTATAACTTTGCTATTATCCCAACTATAAATAATAGTGAAAATAACAATAAACAAAAAGCATATCAACCAATCCATATGCCAAAAAATACTAGCTTAGGAATAGTAATATCAGCCTTTAGTTTAATTCTAGGATTCACTCTTATTTGGTATATTTGGTGGTTAGCTATTATTAGTTTTATAGGTATTATTATTTTATGGATCATAAATAGTTTTAATAAAGATGTAGATTATTATGTTTCTGTAGAAAAAATTAAACATATTGAACAGAAGTATGCTAAACAAATAAGTGATGTGGACTTAAATAATGTCAACTGTGATAGTTTATAA
- the cyoC gene encoding cytochrome o ubiquinol oxidase subunit III: MSTVIVYNQNTTNKTQSLHNNKDREANIIFGFWIYLMSDCIIFATLFATYAVLSNSVAGGPSSKEIFELPVVFVETCCLLFSSMTYSMAILAMYNAKKCLVNIWLLLTLILGLIFILLEIKEFNNLIIAGFGPDHSAFLSGFFGLVATHGLHVISGIIWIIVMIVQVASSGLTSLNKTRLQCLSLFWHFLDIIWIFVFTVVYLMGAM, translated from the coding sequence ATGTCAACTGTGATAGTTTATAATCAGAACACTACTAATAAGACTCAGTCTTTACATAATAATAAAGATAGAGAAGCTAACATAATTTTTGGCTTCTGGATCTATTTAATGAGCGACTGCATCATTTTTGCTACATTATTTGCTACTTATGCAGTATTAAGTAATAGTGTAGCAGGAGGACCATCTAGTAAAGAAATTTTTGAATTACCAGTAGTCTTTGTTGAAACTTGCTGCCTATTATTTAGTAGTATGACTTATAGTATGGCGATATTAGCAATGTACAATGCTAAAAAATGCCTAGTAAATATCTGGCTATTATTAACATTGATTTTAGGCTTAATTTTTATTTTATTAGAAATAAAAGAGTTTAATAACCTAATTATTGCAGGATTCGGTCCTGACCATAGTGCGTTTTTATCAGGATTTTTTGGTCTTGTTGCAACCCATGGTCTCCATGTAATTTCAGGTATAATATGGATTATAGTCATGATAGTTCAGGTAGCTAGTAGTGGTCTTACTTCTTTAAATAAGACTCGCTTACAGTGCCTAAGCTTATTTTGGCATTTTCTAGACATTATATGGATTTTTGTTTTTACCGTAGTTTATTTAATGGGAGCAATGTAA
- the cyoD gene encoding cytochrome o ubiquinol oxidase subunit IV, translating into MKRHTSTINYHSYRTNIIVFFISLILTIIPFYMVINCNIHKKTLILVLIICAIIQILLHLIFFLHINISYEHQWNLIALVFTILIITIFCVGSLWIMNYLKHNLMN; encoded by the coding sequence ATGAAAAGACATACTAGCACCATTAACTATCACAGCTATCGAACTAATATAATAGTTTTTTTTATATCTTTGATCCTAACAATAATTCCATTTTACATGGTTATTAATTGTAATATACATAAAAAAACTTTAATATTAGTATTAATTATATGTGCAATAATTCAAATTTTATTACATCTAATTTTTTTTCTACATATCAACATATCATATGAGCATCAGTGGAACCTAATAGCATTAGTTTTTACTATATTAATCATTACCATTTTTTGTGTAGGTTCTTTATGGATTATGAATTACCTAAAACATAACTTAATGAATTAA
- the cyoE gene encoding heme o synthase, translating into MLKQYLQVIKPVIVFSNLISCFGGLSLASKGNINYLIFIFTLIGVLLVVASGCVFNNIIDIDIDSKMERTKNRILVKGLMSIKSCIIYATILLITGVIVIYITANNLTMLLAVIGFIVYVGIYSMYMKRKSVYGTIIGSLAGAVPPVIGYCSVSNEFDTGAIILLLIFIFWQMPHSYAIAIFRLKDYELASIPVLPIKKGINVTKKHITLYIIGFIVATLLLYFKGYVNSYKYLIIMGLINLFWLLLVLQGYKSQQHDDVWAKKNFLFSIIAITSLSLLIAIDKL; encoded by the coding sequence ATGCTTAAGCAATACTTACAAGTAATAAAACCAGTAATTGTTTTTAGTAATTTAATTTCTTGTTTTGGAGGATTGTCTCTTGCTTCAAAAGGAAATATTAATTATTTAATTTTTATCTTTACGCTAATTGGGGTTTTATTAGTAGTAGCATCAGGTTGTGTATTTAATAATATTATTGACATTGATATCGATAGTAAAATGGAAAGAACTAAAAACAGAATCCTAGTTAAAGGATTAATGTCTATAAAAAGTTGTATAATTTACGCTACAATTTTACTAATTACTGGTGTTATAGTAATATATATTACAGCTAACAATTTAACTATGTTGTTAGCTGTAATAGGTTTTATAGTATACGTTGGTATATATAGTATGTATATGAAACGTAAATCAGTTTATGGAACTATAATAGGTAGTTTAGCAGGTGCAGTACCACCAGTTATTGGATATTGTAGCGTAAGTAATGAGTTTGATACTGGAGCCATAATTTTACTGCTTATTTTTATTTTTTGGCAAATGCCACATTCCTATGCTATTGCTATTTTTCGTTTGAAAGATTATGAATTAGCTTCAATTCCTGTGTTACCTATTAAAAAAGGTATTAATGTAACAAAAAAACATATTACCCTATATATTATAGGATTTATAGTTGCCACACTGCTGCTATATTTTAAAGGTTATGTAAATAGCTATAAGTATTTAATTATAATGGGATTAATTAATTTATTTTGGTTATTACTGGTGTTACAGGGATATAAATCCCAACAACATGATGATGTTTGGGCAAAAAAAAATTTTTTATTTTCAATTATAGCTATTACATCGCTCAGTCTACTAATTGCTATAGATAAATTATAA
- a CDS encoding MFS transporter, whose amino-acid sequence MNITELRAICGLGTIFTLRMLGIFMVLPVLTTYGIRLQGANVSLIGVAIGIYGFVQLFCQIPFGLLTDRLGCKPLIISGLLIFTIGSIIAALTNSIWGIIIGRALQGAGTITAAVMAMLSDLTREQHRTTAMAVIGVSVSIAFAIAIVLGPIITNIIGLSGLFFLIAVLTIVSILITLFIVPTSHHHKINRNVSIVSESIKNVITNKQLIKLNFGIFCLHTILMLSFITLPHMMTSASLLPVDQWKVYLVAILFSLATVVPCTIYAEMKQCIKTVFLCGITILLCSEIILLSAGTNKCIVFIGIQLFFVAFNIMEAIIPYFISKEAPAGLKGTAMGIYSTSQFSGVAFGGIIGGWLFQLRGAELIFLVGVSITLIWLLISTTINEPPYVISLRIDMPSKMSTSKKQQLVQILIAELYVIDVLLIPEENSAYIKVNKKQANSILLNKLEKLVASYDIT is encoded by the coding sequence ATGAACATTACAGAACTACGTGCTATCTGTGGATTAGGTACTATTTTTACATTGCGTATGCTAGGTATTTTTATGGTTTTACCAGTGCTAACTACCTATGGTATTAGATTACAAGGAGCTAACGTATCGCTAATAGGTGTAGCAATAGGAATTTACGGTTTTGTACAATTATTTTGTCAAATCCCGTTTGGTTTATTAACTGACAGATTAGGCTGTAAGCCGCTGATAATCAGCGGCTTATTAATTTTTACAATTGGAAGTATTATAGCGGCGCTAACTAATTCAATATGGGGGATAATTATAGGTCGTGCTTTGCAAGGAGCTGGTACAATAACTGCTGCTGTTATGGCAATGCTATCTGATTTAACTAGAGAACAACACCGTACTACAGCTATGGCTGTTATTGGGGTAAGTGTTAGCATAGCTTTTGCTATAGCAATAGTATTAGGACCAATTATTACTAATATAATTGGCCTCAGTGGTTTGTTTTTTTTGATTGCTGTTTTAACAATAGTTAGTATTTTAATTACACTTTTTATTGTACCTACATCACATCACCACAAAATTAACAGAAATGTAAGTATTGTTAGTGAAAGTATTAAAAATGTGATTACTAATAAGCAGTTAATAAAATTAAATTTCGGTATTTTCTGCCTACATACAATACTCATGTTAAGTTTTATCACCTTACCGCATATGATGACTTCTGCCAGCTTGTTACCTGTTGATCAGTGGAAAGTATATCTAGTAGCAATATTATTTTCATTAGCTACAGTAGTCCCTTGTACTATATACGCTGAAATGAAGCAATGTATAAAAACAGTATTTCTTTGCGGTATTACTATATTACTATGTTCTGAAATTATTTTATTATCTGCTGGTACAAATAAATGTATTGTTTTTATTGGTATTCAGTTATTTTTTGTAGCATTTAATATTATGGAAGCAATAATTCCTTATTTTATCAGTAAGGAAGCGCCAGCTGGTCTAAAAGGTACTGCTATGGGTATATATTCCACTAGCCAATTTAGTGGGGTGGCATTTGGAGGGATTATAGGTGGTTGGTTGTTTCAGCTCAGAGGAGCTGAACTAATTTTTTTAGTTGGAGTAAGCATCACACTAATATGGTTGTTAATTAGCACGACTATAAATGAACCACCTTATGTTATTAGCTTACGTATAGATATGCCATCAAAAATGAGTACATCTAAGAAACAACAACTAGTGCAAATTTTAATTGCTGAACTATATGTAATAGATGTTCTTCTAATACCAGAAGAGAATAGTGCTTATATTAAAGTTAATAAAAAACAAGCAAATAGTATACTTTTGAATAAGTTAGAGAAACTAGTTGCTAGTTATGATATTACATAA
- the ispA gene encoding (2E,6E)-farnesyl diphosphate synthase, whose amino-acid sequence MIQFISELQESCRCVDALLERYLYAISSKHPTTLVQAMRYGVLLGGKRLRPFLVYQTGRLFGLNQNSLDAPAAAIECIHAYSLIHDDLPAMDNDQLRRSKPTCHIKFGDTIALLAGDALHTLAFTILANASMPAVKTKERLKMISVLAKASGAEGMCFGQALDLDENLKNNSAELLEMIHRNKTGALIRAAVHMGALAAGKKSKQIIHYLDSYAGAIGLAFQVQDDILDLIKDNERIRKNNKCSHKTYPSLLGLDMARAKVIDLYNESLTYLEDIKAIGYNTSMLVKLARYIIERKK is encoded by the coding sequence ATGATCCAATTTATCAGTGAGCTGCAAGAAAGCTGCCGTTGTGTAGATGCATTACTAGAGCGGTATCTTTACGCTATTTCTAGTAAACATCCAACTACGTTAGTCCAGGCGATGCGCTATGGGGTTCTACTAGGGGGAAAAAGGTTAAGACCTTTTCTAGTTTATCAAACAGGTAGATTATTTGGACTAAATCAGAATAGTTTGGATGCGCCAGCAGCTGCTATAGAGTGTATTCATGCTTACTCACTTATTCATGATGATCTTCCAGCAATGGATAATGATCAGTTACGACGTAGTAAGCCTACCTGCCATATAAAATTTGGCGATACCATTGCTCTCCTAGCTGGAGATGCACTACATACCTTAGCTTTTACAATTCTAGCAAATGCATCTATGCCAGCAGTTAAAACAAAAGAACGTTTAAAAATGATATCAGTGCTAGCTAAAGCAAGCGGGGCTGAAGGAATGTGTTTTGGTCAAGCTCTAGATTTAGATGAAAATCTAAAAAATAATTCAGCGGAATTGCTAGAAATGATTCATCGTAATAAAACTGGTGCGCTAATTCGTGCTGCAGTGCACATGGGAGCACTAGCAGCAGGAAAAAAAAGTAAACAAATCATTCACTATCTTGATAGTTATGCTGGAGCTATAGGCTTAGCATTTCAAGTGCAAGATGACATTTTAGATTTAATAAAAGATAACGAAAGGATTAGAAAAAATAATAAGTGTTCTCACAAGACTTATCCATCGCTACTTGGATTAGACATGGCACGAGCTAAAGTTATAGATCTATATAATGAATCGTTAACATACTTAGAAGATATTAAGGCAATAGGATATAATACTAGTATGTTAGTTAAATTAGCGCGTTATATTATTGAACGTAAAAAATAA
- the dxs gene encoding 1-deoxy-D-xylulose-5-phosphate synthase, with translation MSIEIKNFPTLALVDNPIQLRMLPQDNLLALCEELRNFLLASVSKSSGHFASGLGTVELTVALHYVYKTPFDNIIWDVGHQAYPHKIITGRRNRIATIRQRNGLHPFPWRGESEYDILSVGHSSTSISAGLGMAVAAKYEDLGRRTVCVIGDGAITAGMAFEAMNHAGDMKYDILVVLNDNEMSISENVGALNNHLARMLSGKFYLTLREGGKKVLYGITPIKELVKRTTDHIKGIILPGGTLFEKLGFNYIGPVDGHDVQGLIHTLNNMRNIKGPKLLHIITKKGCGYAPAEQDPITWHVVPKFDPLIGLLPKQKSELLTYSMIFGDWLCTTAANDDKLIAITPAMREGSGMVDFSKKFPRQYFDVAIAEQHAVTFAAGLAISGYKPIVAIYSTFLQRAYDQIIHDIAIQNLPVLFAIDRGGIVGYDGPTHQGAFDLSYLRCIPNMVIMTPSDENECRMMFHTGYNYHCGPSAVRYPRGNGTGVIFSALKILPIGKGIVRRQGVNIAILNFGTLLAQAEKVANKLNATLVDMRFVKPLDTGLITKLAASNQALVTIEENTIIGGAGSGVNEYIMRKKLLVPVLNIGLPDYFIPHGSQEEIRTSINIDSDGILKQIEQWLR, from the coding sequence ATGAGTATTGAGATAAAAAATTTTCCTACACTTGCACTAGTTGATAATCCTATACAGTTACGTATGTTACCTCAAGATAATCTACTAGCGCTATGTGAAGAGTTACGTAATTTTTTGCTTGCTAGCGTTAGCAAATCAAGTGGGCATTTTGCCTCAGGTCTAGGTACAGTAGAACTTACAGTAGCTTTGCATTATGTATATAAGACTCCTTTTGACAATATCATTTGGGACGTAGGTCATCAAGCATACCCGCATAAAATTATAACTGGTCGCCGTAATCGCATTGCTACTATACGTCAACGTAATGGACTACATCCATTTCCTTGGCGCGGAGAAAGTGAATATGACATATTATCAGTTGGTCATTCTTCTACTTCTATTAGTGCTGGTCTAGGCATGGCTGTTGCGGCTAAGTATGAAGACCTAGGTAGAAGAACTGTTTGTGTTATAGGTGATGGTGCAATTACAGCTGGGATGGCCTTTGAAGCTATGAACCACGCAGGCGATATGAAATATGATATACTTGTAGTATTAAACGATAACGAGATGTCTATTTCTGAAAACGTGGGTGCATTAAATAACCATCTTGCCAGAATGTTATCTGGTAAGTTTTATTTAACACTCCGTGAAGGTGGAAAAAAAGTATTATATGGAATTACACCTATTAAAGAATTGGTCAAACGTACTACAGATCACATAAAGGGCATAATTCTACCTGGTGGTACGCTATTTGAAAAGCTTGGTTTCAATTATATTGGCCCAGTAGATGGGCATGATGTCCAGGGATTGATACACACTTTAAATAATATGCGAAATATTAAAGGCCCTAAATTACTACATATTATTACAAAAAAAGGTTGTGGTTATGCTCCAGCTGAGCAAGATCCAATAACTTGGCACGTTGTACCTAAGTTTGATCCATTAATAGGCCTATTACCGAAACAAAAAAGCGAATTACTTACTTATTCAATGATTTTCGGAGATTGGTTATGTACTACTGCAGCTAATGATGACAAGTTAATTGCTATAACTCCTGCGATGCGTGAAGGATCTGGAATGGTAGATTTTTCCAAAAAATTTCCAAGACAATATTTTGATGTAGCTATTGCCGAACAGCATGCAGTAACCTTTGCTGCTGGGTTAGCTATTAGCGGCTATAAACCAATAGTCGCAATTTATTCTACTTTTTTGCAGCGTGCCTATGATCAAATTATCCATGATATAGCAATACAAAACTTACCTGTGCTATTTGCAATTGATAGAGGTGGGATAGTAGGTTATGATGGACCAACTCATCAAGGTGCTTTTGATCTTTCCTATCTGCGCTGTATACCAAATATGGTTATTATGACTCCAAGCGATGAAAACGAATGCAGGATGATGTTCCATACTGGGTATAATTATCACTGCGGGCCTAGCGCTGTCCGTTATCCACGTGGAAATGGTACTGGGGTCATCTTCAGTGCATTAAAAATATTACCTATTGGTAAGGGTATCGTGCGCCGCCAAGGTGTTAATATTGCTATTCTTAATTTTGGTACTTTATTAGCACAGGCAGAGAAAGTTGCTAATAAACTAAATGCTACTTTAGTAGATATGCGATTCGTTAAACCACTAGATACCGGGTTAATAACTAAACTTGCTGCTAGTAATCAAGCATTAGTTACTATTGAAGAAAATACAATTATTGGGGGGGCAGGAAGCGGAGTCAATGAATATATAATGCGCAAAAAACTACTAGTACCAGTTTTAAATATTGGTTTACCAGATTATTTCATTCCACATGGAAGCCAGGAAGAGATACGTACATCTATTAATATAGATAGTGATGGTATTCTTAAGCAAATTGAACAATGGTTAAGATAA
- the argS gene encoding arginine--tRNA ligase, which translates to MNINQLISEKVSQAMLIVGIPDNCKAQVRPSVQTKFGDYQVNGIMAAAKQLGVSSYCLAKKVVNLLKLDKLDKIASKIEIAGPGFINIFLDSQWLAKQILIALASPSMGILKSSPKTIVIDYSSPNVAKEMHVGHLRSTIIGDSSARILEFLGHNVIRANHIGDWGTNFGMLIAYLKQEEYDDESSITLSNLDNFYREAKYNFDIDTNFANKARKYVVKLQCGDSYCLNIWRKLVDITILHNQNTYNRLNISLSKENIMGESMYNDMLPGIVEDLKAKGLAVESAGATVVFLNEFKNKNGTPMGVIIKKQDGAFLYTTTDIACIKYRYETLKADRIIYYIDSRQHQHLLQTWTIVRKAGYVPNNILLEHHMFGMILDENSKPFKTRNGVTIKLNDLLDEALVRARCLLISKNLHLDTVTLERVAQVISIGSIKYAELSKNRTTDYIFNWDQMLNFEGNTAPYILYAYSRINSIFHRSTYNKQQLTGCLYLENEPEHIHILAVHLLQYEETITIVARDGTPHILCEYLYKLSVKFSYFYEHYPILNANNDMQRNSRLQLALLTLRTLKHGLNLLGIETLEKM; encoded by the coding sequence TTGAATATCAACCAATTGATTTCCGAAAAAGTTTCTCAAGCAATGCTGATAGTAGGTATTCCAGATAATTGTAAAGCACAGGTACGACCATCAGTACAAACTAAGTTTGGTGATTATCAAGTTAATGGTATTATGGCTGCTGCTAAACAACTAGGAGTATCATCATATTGTTTAGCCAAAAAAGTTGTGAACTTACTAAAGTTAGATAAATTAGATAAAATAGCAAGCAAAATAGAGATTGCTGGGCCAGGTTTTATTAATATTTTTCTAGATTCACAGTGGTTAGCAAAACAAATATTAATAGCCCTAGCCTCACCCAGTATGGGAATATTAAAATCATCACCTAAGACAATTGTCATAGACTACTCTTCTCCTAATGTTGCTAAAGAGATGCATGTTGGTCATCTTCGTTCTACTATTATCGGCGACTCATCGGCACGTATATTAGAATTTTTGGGCCATAACGTTATACGTGCTAACCATATTGGTGATTGGGGTACTAATTTTGGCATGTTAATAGCCTATCTTAAACAAGAAGAGTACGATGATGAATCATCAATAACACTATCTAACCTAGATAATTTTTACCGAGAGGCAAAATATAATTTTGATATAGATACTAATTTTGCTAATAAAGCACGCAAATACGTAGTGAAATTACAGTGCGGGGATTCATATTGCCTGAACATTTGGCGTAAGTTAGTAGATATAACTATATTACATAATCAGAATACTTATAATAGACTGAATATTTCTCTTAGTAAAGAGAATATCATGGGCGAAAGCATGTATAATGATATGTTACCAGGTATTGTAGAAGATTTAAAAGCTAAAGGATTAGCAGTAGAAAGCGCTGGAGCAACTGTTGTGTTCCTTAATGAATTTAAAAATAAAAATGGCACCCCTATGGGGGTCATTATTAAAAAACAAGATGGTGCATTTTTATATACTACTACAGATATTGCATGTATTAAATACCGTTATGAAACTCTTAAGGCTGATAGAATTATCTATTATATAGACTCACGCCAACATCAGCATTTGCTACAAACATGGACTATAGTACGTAAAGCAGGCTATGTTCCAAATAACATATTATTGGAACACCATATGTTTGGTATGATATTAGATGAAAATAGTAAACCTTTCAAAACTAGAAATGGAGTCACAATTAAGCTTAATGACTTACTAGATGAAGCACTAGTTCGTGCACGCTGCCTACTTATTAGTAAAAATTTACACTTAGATACAGTCACATTAGAACGAGTAGCACAAGTAATAAGTATTGGTTCAATAAAATATGCAGAATTATCCAAAAACAGAACAACAGACTATATATTTAATTGGGATCAAATGTTAAATTTTGAAGGAAATACAGCACCATATATACTATATGCTTATAGTAGAATTAATTCAATATTTCATCGTAGTACTTACAATAAGCAGCAGTTAACTGGATGTCTATATCTAGAAAATGAACCAGAACATATCCATATTCTTGCAGTGCATTTGCTACAATATGAGGAAACAATCACTATTGTAGCACGCGATGGTACACCACATATATTATGTGAATATTTATATAAATTATCTGTAAAATTTTCATACTTTTATGAACATTATCCTATACTAAACGCTAATAATGATATGCAACGTAACAGTCGTTTACAGCTAGCACTTCTAACCTTACGTACGCTAAAACATGGCCTAAACCTATTAGGTATCGAGACATTAGAAAAAATGTAG